A window from Citrus sinensis cultivar Valencia sweet orange chromosome 5, DVS_A1.0, whole genome shotgun sequence encodes these proteins:
- the LOC112497567 gene encoding alpha-crystallin domain-containing protein 22.3-like, translated as MDSPSQYIVTPESSMLESNDVPSGSHGESTPTLASPTSQAKRHIDDIEESTDYVVHDIEESEDYVVHDVLPPSESIPSVSEPRVHGFEFIDASGPASIFIPSRPTKTEWAKLRAATKSGFALTGVATLGQVGPHVGKADVGESEDDYMFRISLPGVKRDDDEFSCTVDPTGKILIKGVTTTGEKSVNKFSQVFEMQTQNLTPAGPFSITINLPGPVDPQQFSANFGFDGILEGTVKKQKHL; from the exons AATGTTAGAATCCAATGATGTACCGAGTGGATCCCATGGAGAGTCAACTCCTACTTTGGCATCTCCAACTTCTCAAGCAAAAAGACATATAGATGACATAGAGGAATCTACAGATTATGTGGTCCATGACATAGAGGAATCTGAGGATTATGTTGTCCATGACGTGCTGCCACCATCAGAGAGTATACCATCAGTTAGTGAACCTAGGGTTCATGGCTTTGAATTTATAGATGCTTCTGGTCCAGCATCTATATTTATTCCATCACGCCCGACCAAAACAGAGTGGGCGAAATTGAGAGCTGCAACAAAAAGTGGATTTGCATTGACAGGAGTAGCAACATTAGGCCAGGTGGGACCACATGTGGGAAAAGCTGATGTGGGCGAAAGCGAAGACGACTACATGTTCCGGATATCTCTTCCAGGGGTGAAGAGAGATGATG ATGAATTTAGCTGCACAGTTGATCCTACTGGCAAGATATTGATCAAGGGAGTAACAACAACAGGCGAGAAATCAGTGAACAAGTTCTCCCAAGTTTTTGAAATGCAGACCCAGAACTTAACCCCCGCGGGACCATTTTCAATCACAATAAATCTTCCTGGTCCAGTTGATCCTCAGCAGTTTTCGGCAAATTTTGGTTTTGATGGGATACTGGAAGGAACtgtgaagaaacaaaaacatctCTAG